One window of Pocillopora verrucosa isolate sample1 chromosome 9, ASM3666991v2, whole genome shotgun sequence genomic DNA carries:
- the LOC131793713 gene encoding uncharacterized protein, producing the protein MAALVADVTRVDKLTEKFGRQRIEEGFVYGAEKTGSQLAANNNAGDAAFTEQHRAWFICERPPVRGKPERRTCQANKPRGASRNLPRLTHRKSPPLVSEVRIIQVRNNKRGISQNQDPSEREDESKLCKDRFYISLRDNDEGFDLSSSSDDELRELYSCKTEFLEANPDGNLDAAEEHSIRLPDLVKDQSDKDARRKRNKIYRGSLKKKLKVSRPSLDLEKMLARRMEDMRSDKGPENIFHPIHQM; encoded by the coding sequence ATGGCTGCGCTGGTTGCTGATGTAACTCGTGTCGATAAACTGACTGAAAAGTTTGGCAGACAGCGGATCGAAGAGGGTTTCGTTTACGGAGCTGAAAAAACTGGTTCGCAGCTTGCTGCAAACAACAACGCTGGAGATGCAGCGTTCACAGAACAGCATAGAGCTTGGTTTATCTGCGAAAGGCCGCCCGTAAGAGGCAAACCTGAAAGACGCACTTGCCAAGCGAATAAGCCGCGCGGCGCGAGCCGCAATTTACCGCGTCTAACTCACAGGAAATCGCCTCCGCTTGTCAGTGAGGTACGCATCATTCAAGTTCGAAACAACAAACGGGGTATAAGTCAAAATCAGGACCCATCGGAAAGGGAAGATGAAAGCAAACTTTGTAAAGATAGGTTTTACATTTCTCTTAGAGATAACGACGAAGGATTTGACTTATCTAGCTCAAGTGACGATGAACTTCGAGAGCTCTATTCATGCAAAACCGAATTTTTGGAAGCGAATCCTGATGGTAACTTAGACGCCGCGGAAGAACATTCCATTCGGCTACCAGACTTGGTCAAAGATCAAAGTGACAAGGATGCCAGgaggaaaaggaacaaaatttaTCGAGGtagtttgaaaaagaaacttaaagTCTCAAGACCTAGTCTTGATCTAGAGAAGATGCTCGCAAGGAGAATGGAAGATATGAGATCTGATAAGGGACCGGAAAACATATTCCATCCAATTCATCAGATGTAG